In one Dehalococcoidia bacterium genomic region, the following are encoded:
- a CDS encoding DMT family transporter produces MKAADALPLVALSVIWGSAFTMNDVVVDEVDPFTIVAGRLLLSAVLLGAAVVLFRRSLPPPSAWGVLLVLAVLNNLVPFTLITWAQQHIASSLAATLNATMPLMTFAIAAAAGTERPAPDRALGVVVGFLGAVVLIGPDLADITSSDALGDLAVLGGSAGYAVSTVIARQKLQGDAISLASGQMIFGALIAVPLALAIDGSPDLSISAQASLSWIGLGALSSGLAYVIFFTLVQRMSATSISLVSYLIPLVATVMGWAVLDEQISVNLFVGLALIIVGMLLVNGVAQRHAPGAPDHGAGTPVSGD; encoded by the coding sequence TTGAAGGCAGCGGACGCCCTCCCACTCGTCGCGCTGAGCGTCATCTGGGGTTCGGCGTTCACGATGAACGACGTTGTGGTCGACGAGGTGGATCCGTTCACGATCGTCGCCGGGCGCCTGCTGCTGTCGGCGGTGCTCCTCGGCGCGGCGGTCGTGCTCTTTCGCCGCTCGCTGCCGCCGCCGTCGGCCTGGGGCGTGCTGCTGGTGCTGGCGGTGCTCAATAACCTGGTGCCGTTCACGCTGATCACGTGGGCGCAGCAGCACATTGCGAGCAGCCTGGCCGCCACGCTCAACGCGACGATGCCGCTGATGACCTTTGCCATCGCGGCGGCCGCTGGCACAGAGCGTCCGGCGCCAGACCGCGCGCTGGGCGTCGTGGTCGGCTTCCTGGGCGCGGTTGTGCTGATCGGGCCTGACCTTGCCGATATCACCAGCTCGGACGCCCTTGGCGACCTGGCTGTGCTTGGCGGATCGGCGGGCTATGCGGTCTCAACCGTCATCGCGCGCCAGAAGCTGCAAGGCGATGCGATTTCGCTCGCAAGTGGCCAGATGATCTTTGGCGCGCTGATCGCCGTCCCCCTCGCGCTGGCGATCGATGGATCTCCGGACCTTTCGATCTCGGCGCAGGCTTCCCTTTCGTGGATCGGGCTGGGGGCGCTGTCATCGGGCCTTGCGTACGTGATCTTCTTTACGCTGGTGCAGCGCATGTCGGCGACATCGATCTCGCTGGTGAGCTATCTGATTCCGCTCGTTGCGACCGTCATGGGTTGGGCCGTGCTCGACGAGCAGATTAGCGTGAACCTGTTCGTCGGGCTTGCGCTCATCATCGTCGGGATGCTGCTGGTGAACGGCGTGGCGCAGCGTCATGCACCGGGTGCGCCTGATCATGGCGCGGGCACACCGGTCAGCGGCGACTGA
- the thiE gene encoding thiamine phosphate synthase produces the protein MTPTPANRISGLYVIVDPDACGGRSAFDVAEAAVAGGATMIQWRDKRRDKGDQLAEVRAIAALCREKGATFIVNDHADLAMAAGADGVHLGQHDLPIAAVRPIVRADMIVGISTNNVDEARAAATDGAAYIAVGAMFSTSSKDDTRPAGLERLVEIKAAVDVPVVAIGGIKASNITSVIGAGADAVAVISAVCGAPDPRAAAAALSAAFGRRQD, from the coding sequence ATGACTCCAACACCTGCCAACCGTATCAGCGGCCTCTACGTGATCGTCGACCCGGACGCCTGTGGCGGACGCAGCGCCTTCGATGTGGCGGAGGCCGCGGTGGCCGGCGGCGCCACGATGATCCAATGGCGAGACAAACGGCGCGACAAGGGCGATCAACTCGCCGAGGTGCGCGCAATCGCCGCCCTCTGCCGCGAGAAGGGCGCGACTTTCATCGTCAACGATCACGCTGACCTGGCGATGGCCGCCGGAGCCGACGGCGTCCACCTCGGTCAACACGACCTGCCGATCGCTGCCGTCCGCCCGATCGTGCGGGCTGACATGATCGTCGGCATTTCGACGAATAACGTCGACGAAGCGCGCGCGGCCGCGACGGATGGCGCCGCTTACATCGCAGTAGGCGCCATGTTCTCAACATCGTCGAAGGACGACACACGGCCGGCGGGACTCGAACGGCTGGTTGAAATCAAGGCAGCCGTCGACGTCCCCGTTGTCGCGATCGGCGGCATCAAAGCATCGAACATCACGTCCGTCATTGGGGCCGGCGCTGATGCCGTCGCCGTAATCAGCGCCGTTTGCGGCGCGCCCGATCCGCGCGCGGCGGCAGCAGCGTTGAGCGCGGCGTTCGGACGCAGGCAGGACTAG
- a CDS encoding WD40 repeat domain-containing protein — protein sequence MASVYLFDGDQLRGIASPESARRLRWAAWRPHGEYALLVGNRGQVFRFDEGRFDDLPSQSSHNLRGAAWSPDGALALLAGNRGAVLLYDGQRFHELPSVTAENLRRVAWAPDNSCALIIGNGGVVLRFDRDTGALLPLPGDRAHTMRSIAWRPDGAYALIGAYSSAYAGYPRPHMLYRCDGRYTQALLATDDQDDAVAIAFRPGTQPPRALVLSVAYRDNDAVANKLFEYDGSTFATTPVEAPAALLGAAWRPDGAHALICGERGALFRYDGRSIDALASNTNDNLVGPFWRPGEASALVLKGPDERVYTV from the coding sequence ATGGCGAGCGTCTATCTCTTCGACGGCGATCAACTACGCGGCATCGCGTCGCCGGAGTCGGCGCGAAGATTGCGCTGGGCGGCGTGGCGGCCGCACGGCGAGTATGCGTTGCTCGTCGGGAATCGCGGCCAGGTATTCCGATTCGACGAGGGCCGTTTCGACGATCTGCCCTCCCAGAGCTCGCACAATCTGCGTGGCGCCGCCTGGTCCCCCGACGGCGCTCTCGCGCTGCTCGCCGGCAATCGCGGCGCGGTGCTTTTGTACGACGGTCAGCGCTTCCATGAATTGCCATCGGTCACGGCCGAGAATCTGCGGCGCGTGGCGTGGGCCCCGGACAACTCGTGCGCGCTGATTATCGGCAACGGCGGTGTGGTGCTGCGCTTCGATCGCGACACGGGGGCGCTCCTGCCGCTACCGGGGGATCGCGCGCACACAATGCGCTCGATCGCGTGGCGGCCCGACGGCGCCTATGCGCTCATCGGGGCGTATTCGAGCGCGTACGCCGGATATCCGCGACCGCACATGCTGTATCGCTGCGACGGCCGCTACACGCAGGCGCTGCTGGCGACTGACGACCAGGACGACGCCGTGGCGATCGCGTTTCGGCCGGGCACGCAGCCCCCGCGCGCGCTCGTGCTGTCGGTGGCCTATCGAGACAACGACGCGGTGGCCAATAAGCTCTTCGAGTACGACGGCTCGACGTTCGCGACGACGCCCGTCGAGGCGCCCGCCGCGCTGCTCGGCGCGGCGTGGCGCCCCGACGGGGCGCACGCACTGATCTGCGGCGAGCGAGGGGCGTTGTTCCGCTACGACGGGCGCTCGATCGACGCACTGGCGTCGAATACGAATGACAATCTCGTCGGGCCGTTCTGGCGTCCCGGCGAAGCCAGCGCGTTGGTGCTCAAGGGCCCGGACGAGCGAGTGTACACCGTCTGA
- a CDS encoding major capsid protein codes for MALTLAEAAKLSNDTVLQGVIETVILDSPVLQLLPFVEITGNGLTYNRENAAPTAAFFDVGDTWTESTPTFTQITATLKIVGGDADIDNFLLTTRSNVQDLQSAVISLKAKAVQRKFEDTFVNGDTAVDAKSFDGIDKLATGGQAATMGTNGATLSLTKLDELIDLLKGGRPDMLLMSKRTRRGLNTLARASGGFLETDRNEFGQMVQWYDGIPVGVSDHISDAKTVGSSTDCSTIYAMSFGEGGLAGITAPGGLIVETVGSLETKDATRTRVKWYVSVALFNALKLAKLVGVRP; via the coding sequence ATGGCACTCACACTCGCGGAAGCAGCCAAGCTTTCGAACGACACGGTTCTGCAGGGCGTGATCGAGACGGTCATCCTGGACTCGCCCGTGTTGCAGTTGTTGCCGTTCGTCGAGATCACCGGCAACGGACTCACGTACAACCGGGAGAACGCAGCCCCGACCGCCGCGTTCTTCGACGTCGGCGATACCTGGACCGAAAGCACACCGACGTTCACACAGATCACTGCCACGCTGAAGATCGTCGGTGGCGATGCGGACATCGACAACTTCCTGCTCACGACGCGCAGCAACGTTCAGGATCTGCAGTCAGCCGTGATCAGCCTCAAGGCGAAGGCCGTCCAGCGTAAGTTCGAAGACACGTTCGTGAACGGCGATACAGCCGTCGATGCCAAGTCGTTCGACGGCATCGACAAGCTCGCGACCGGCGGGCAGGCCGCCACCATGGGCACGAACGGCGCGACGCTTTCGCTCACGAAGCTCGACGAGTTGATCGACCTGCTGAAGGGCGGCCGCCCCGACATGCTCCTGATGAGCAAGCGGACGCGCCGCGGCCTCAATACGCTCGCGCGCGCCTCCGGCGGCTTCCTGGAGACGGACCGCAACGAATTCGGCCAGATGGTGCAGTGGTACGACGGCATCCCGGTCGGCGTGTCGGACCACATCTCGGACGCGAAGACCGTCGGATCGAGCACTGACTGCTCGACGATCTACGCCATGTCGTTCGGCGAGGGCGGGCTCGCGGGGATCACGGCGCCGGGCGGCCTGATCGTCGAGACCGTCGGCAGCCTGGAGACGAAGGACGCGACGCGCACGCGCGTGAAGTGGTACGTCAGCGTCGCGCTCTTCAATGCGCTCAAGCTCGCGAAGCTCGTCGGCGTCAGGCCCTGA